One region of Culex pipiens pallens isolate TS chromosome 2, TS_CPP_V2, whole genome shotgun sequence genomic DNA includes:
- the LOC120425295 gene encoding protein phosphatase 1 regulatory subunit 42-like, whose amino-acid sequence MKHKKLTKKASSNLTHIYLNDKNITQITSIYPTKRILVLYLHNNQISRIEKLNAFTHLTHLYLQWNNIRKVENLDSLKNLKQLYLGYNKITKLENLGNLKKLEQIHIERQLLDGAQRFEFDEECMKSLANHLKVLNIKKLKLTHMTPLEPLWKLEVLLATENNFKSTEDIAPVISALYSLRVLDLQGCLAQKDVHYREKVTAAAGYKLLLLDGKMISQSTRNFIKNFQTIKQEKKRRTLAANGEEKAKTADNSKASLESSFSESMSIGGSHFPVASSLFQVSQRRAAAAAACPRIPRKPVIRSPVLLKTMSAHFGDEHQLRGAELKELSENTNGVMLQGKVMKAEVPVFKEKIRVQRKVQSLPSID is encoded by the exons ATGAAGCATAAGAAATTGACGAAAAAGGCTTCCAGCAATCTGACGCACATTTACCTGAACGATAAGAACATTACCCAAATC ACCAGTATCTATCCGACGAAGCGAATCCTGGTGCTGTACCTGCACAACAACCAAATTTCGCGAATCGAAAAGTTGAACGCGTTCACGCACCTCACCCATCTGTACCTGCAGTGGAACAACATCAGGAAGGTGGAGAATTTGGACTCGCTGAAGAACTTGAAGCAGCTTTATTTGGGGTATAACAAGATTACCAAGTTGGAGAATTTGGGCAACTTGAAGAAGCTGGAGCAGATTCACATCGAGCGCCAGCTGCTGGATGGGGCGCAGAGGTTCGAGTTTGACGAGGAGTGCATGAAGTCGTTGGCG AATCATCTCAAAGTGCTCAACATCAAGAAGCTCAAGCTGACTCACATGACCCCTCTGGAACCACTGTGGAAACTGGAAGTTTTGTTAGCCAcagaaaataacttcaaatcaaCCGAAGACATCGCTCCGGTTATAAGTGCCCTGTACTCACTACGCGTCCTCGACCTTCAGGGATGTTTGGCTCAGAAAGATGTCCACTACCGTGAGAAGGTGACCGCCGCTGCTGGTTACAAATTGT TGCTGCTGGACGGCAAGATGATCTCCCAATCGACGCGTAACTTCATCAAAAACTTCCAAACAATCAAGCAGGAAAAGAAGCGACGAACCTTGGCCGCCAACGGCGAGGAAAAGGCCAAAACCGCGGACAACTCCAAAGCCTCGCTCGAGAGCAGCTTCAGCGAGTCCATGTCGATCGGCGGCAGTCACTTCCCGGTGGCCAGTTCGCTGTTCCAGGTGAGCCAACGACGGGCGGCTGCGGCGGCGGCTTGTCCGAGGATTCCCCGCAAGCCCGTTATCCGGTCGCCGGTACTGCTCAAGACCATGTCGGCCCACTTTGGCGACGAACATCAGCTGCGCGGGGCCGAACTGAAAGAGCTGAGTGAAAACACCAACGGGGTGATGCTGCAGGGGAAGGTCATGAAGGCGGAAGTTCCGGTGTTTAAGGAGAAGATTCGGGTCCAGCGGAAGGTGCAGTCGTTGCCGTCGATCGATTAG